The region CATCGATGCACATAGTGCAGTAGATAATATAATTTTTTTCATTGTATTTCCTTGTTTTTTTGCGTATTTTTAGATATTAACTAAAAATAAATTAAATCTTTATTTAATCTTTATATTAATCAATAAAGATAGAATTTACAGATTCATTATTAGTTATTCTTCTAATTGTTTCACCAATAATTCTAGTACCACTTAATACCGTAATCTTATCACTTTTTTCTTTTGCAGGGATAGTATCAGTGATAACTAATTCATCTAATGTACCACTATTGATTCTATCAAAAGCTGGACCAGATAATACACCATGTGTACAGCAAGCCATAACTGATGTTGCACCTCTTTGTTTTAGTACTTCAGCTGCTTTTACTAGTGTTCCAGCAGTATCAACCATATCATCAACTAAAATAACATCTTTACCTTCTACTTCACCTATGATATTCATAACTTCAGCTACATTTGCTTTTTCTCTTCTTTTATCAACAATTACTAAGTCATATCCTAGTTTATTAGCATAAGATCTAGCTCTTGCAACCCCACCAATATCTGGACTTGCAATAATTGGATTTGGAAGGTTTTTAGCTCTTAAGTAGTCTACAAAAAGAACAGAACCATAAAGGTTATCAACAGGGATATTAAAGAAACCTTGAATTTGTGCTGCGTGCAAATCTATAGTAATAACTCTATCAACTCCAGCAGTTTCTAACATATCAGCAACTAGTTTTGCTGAAATTGGAACTCTTGGAGCCGCTTTTCTATCTTGTCTTGCATATCCAAAATATGGCATTACAGCAGAGATAGATTTTGCACTTGATCTTTTAAGTGCATCAACCATAATAAGTAGCTCCATTAAGTGGTCATTTGTTGGAGCACATGTTGGTTGAACAATAAATACATCTTGTCCTCTAACACTTTCATGAATTTGAACAGAGATCTCTCCATCACTAAATTTTTGGATACTTGCTCCACCAACATTCATATTTAAATACTGACTAACTTTTTTAGCAAATTCAGGGTTTGCAGTACCACTAAAAAGCTTAAATTTTGCCATAAATTTTCCTTTTTTGATTTTCCATGTGAGATAGATATTTTTCGGATTATACCCTCTTATTACTTATACACAATTTAGAAAAATTTATTTAGTTGATTTTATCCATCCGCTACCAATAACTTTTTCATTTTGATAAAATACTGCAAGTTGTCCTGCTGCAACTCCAAAGGCTGCTTCTTTTAAGGTGATAACACCTATATTATCAGCAATTTTTACACTACAAGGTATTGATTTTGATCTATATCTTAATTTTACCGTACATTCAAATTCCAAGTCTTTAATATACATATTCAAATTTTCAATTTTGACTTCATTTATCTCTAATGCTTCTTTTTTACCAACTACAATTGTATTGTTTTTGGGATTTAATTTTGTTACAAAGTGTGGCTCATGAGCGCCATGAACTGTAAAGCCTCTTCTTTTTCCAATTGTATAGTGCATATAACCTTTATGTTCACCTACTATATTTCCCTCTTTATCTAATACTTTACCTGGAATATCTATATTTGCATGTTTTTTTACTACATCAGTATAAACTGTTTCAACAAAACAAATCTCTTGTGATTCACTTTTTTCTGTAATTTTTTTATATGCTTTATCAAGTTTTTCACCAAATTTGATAATATCTTCTTTTTTATAGCTACTAAGGGGAAACATCATATATGGGAGTGCTTCTTTTTCTACTTGAGATAAGAAATAACTTTGATCTTTTGTTTTATCATCAGCTTCATAGAAAAATTCCCCATCTGTTTTTGCATAATGTCCTGTTGCTAAATAAGATGCTCCATGCTCTTTTGCAAAATCTAACATTGCTCCAAATTTAATCTGCCTATTACATTTTACACATGGATTAGGTGTTGTTCCTTCCAAATATGAATCTACAAAATAATCATAAACCTCTTGTGTAAACTTATCTGCTAAATCTAATATATGGTATTTTATATTAAGGAATTTCGCTACATCTTCGATATAGCCAATATTTTTTTCGTGATAACCATTAGTTCTATTGTGAAGCTTTAAGTAAACTCCTTCAACTTCATAACCATCTTCTTGTAACATGTATGCAGTAACTGAAGAATCAATTCCTCCACTCATACCTACCATTACTTTTTTTTTCATTTTATATATCCTTTAAAAGTTTCATAAAGGAATAATCACTGACTCTCTATTTGCCCAATTATAATATTTATTTTGGTTTAGGCGTATCTTGAAAGGATAGCTTTCTTCCGATTTTAATCTTTACAAAATTTTGTAAAGATTAATAAAAATGGGATTATAGCAAATTAATTGTAATCACTAATAAACCCACCACCTAAGCAGTAGTTTTGAGAATATAAAACAAGACTTTGTCCTAAAGTTACAGCTCTTTGAGGTTTATCAAATTCTACTATTACTTTATCTTCATTTACTTCAGTTACTGTACAAGCTTGTTTTTGTTGCCGATAACGAATTTGTGCCATTAGTTTATCTCCAACTTTAGCAGGCTCTTCAAGTACCCAATGCATATGACTAGCTTCAACTTTTTTGCTCATAAGTAAAGGATGGTTTGTATCTTGAACAACTGTTAAAGTATTATCTTCAATATTCTTTTTAGCAGCATACCATGATTTGTGAGTGTTATTTTCACCTTCAAGCCCTTTGATTCCACCAAGACCAATACCTTTTCTTTGCCCTAATGTGTAGCAAATAAGTCCTTTGTGTTTTCCTAAAACTTTTCCATTTTCATCTATAATATCACCTGGAATTGCTTTTAGATGTTGAGTAATAAATTCATCAAATTTTTGATTACCTATAAAGCATATACCTGTACTATCTTTTTTATCACTTACAGGTAAGTTGTGCTTTTTTGCTATCTCTCTTACTTCTTTTTTTGTTAAATCTGCTAGTGGAAACATAGCATGTGAAAGTTGTTCACTAGATAATGCATGTAAAAAATAAGTTTGGTTTTTACTATCATCTTTTGGAGTATCTAAAACAAAATGGTCGTGATATTTGGCTATTTTTGCATAATGCCCAGTTGCAATATAATCTGCACCCATTTTTTTTGCTTCATTTAAAAATACATTAAATTT is a window of Halarcobacter sp. DNA encoding:
- the mnmA gene encoding tRNA 2-thiouridine(34) synthase MnmA; this translates as MKKKVMVGMSGGIDSSVTAYMLQEDGYEVEGVYLKLHNRTNGYHEKNIGYIEDVAKFLNIKYHILDLADKFTQEVYDYFVDSYLEGTTPNPCVKCNRQIKFGAMLDFAKEHGASYLATGHYAKTDGEFFYEADDKTKDQSYFLSQVEKEALPYMMFPLSSYKKEDIIKFGEKLDKAYKKITEKSESQEICFVETVYTDVVKKHANIDIPGKVLDKEGNIVGEHKGYMHYTIGKRRGFTVHGAHEPHFVTKLNPKNNTIVVGKKEALEINEVKIENLNMYIKDLEFECTVKLRYRSKSIPCSVKIADNIGVITLKEAAFGVAAGQLAVFYQNEKVIGSGWIKSTK
- the mnmA gene encoding tRNA 2-thiouridine(34) synthase MnmA, coding for MKKKVVVGMSGGVDSSVTALLLKQQGYDVVGLFMRNWEYGIKGSQCPNRIEFEDAKKVGALIGIEVKGKDFVEEYRTKVFDVFLEGLKKGLTPNPDILCNREIKFNVFLNEAKKMGADYIATGHYAKIAKYHDHFVLDTPKDDSKNQTYFLHALSSEQLSHAMFPLADLTKKEVREIAKKHNLPVSDKKDSTGICFIGNQKFDEFITQHLKAIPGDIIDENGKVLGKHKGLICYTLGQRKGIGLGGIKGLEGENNTHKSWYAAKKNIEDNTLTVVQDTNHPLLMSKKVEASHMHWVLEEPAKVGDKLMAQIRYRQQKQACTVTEVNEDKVIVEFDKPQRAVTLGQSLVLYSQNYCLGGGFISDYN
- a CDS encoding ribose-phosphate pyrophosphokinase; its protein translation is MAKFKLFSGTANPEFAKKVSQYLNMNVGGASIQKFSDGEISVQIHESVRGQDVFIVQPTCAPTNDHLMELLIMVDALKRSSAKSISAVMPYFGYARQDRKAAPRVPISAKLVADMLETAGVDRVITIDLHAAQIQGFFNIPVDNLYGSVLFVDYLRAKNLPNPIIASPDIGGVARARSYANKLGYDLVIVDKRREKANVAEVMNIIGEVEGKDVILVDDMVDTAGTLVKAAEVLKQRGATSVMACCTHGVLSGPAFDRINSGTLDELVITDTIPAKEKSDKITVLSGTRIIGETIRRITNNESVNSIFID